Proteins encoded by one window of Vigna radiata var. radiata cultivar VC1973A chromosome 5, Vradiata_ver6, whole genome shotgun sequence:
- the LOC106762071 gene encoding serine/threonine protein phosphatase 2A 55 kDa regulatory subunit B beta isoform isoform X3: protein MAYYDSAPSVPLLWNFSQVLGQQLPNEPLQNDDIITTIAFDKLGDHLAVGDRGGRVVIFGRDDRKKNVSSNRRDLEQRDFASQHPEFRYKTEFQSHEPEFDYLKNVEIEEKINKVRWWMTHDSLQFILSTNDKTIKLWKVKEHKVKQVIEMAPPLCSENMLLAESSFVPGLETKSAANGYRLEWIEKMPQNFLPPQDVDSEIGGMEDPFRAKRQKVYAYAHSFNINSISNNSDYETFVSADDLRINLWNLEVSDQCFNIIDMKPSNMEDLTEVITSAEFHPLHCNLLAYSSSQGLIRLSDLRHSAICDHASRIFQHGESYGSKSFFTEITSSISDIKFLNDGQHLISRNYMNMKLWDMRKESSPVAIFKIHEHLRPKLPELYNNDCIFDKFECCFSGDGLHFATGSYRKAIRQPKSRARRSSLSNIMPRGIYHHAHVYSESSSIDSLCNLSSKLLQVAWHPTCNLVACAVESSLVLYYA, encoded by the exons ATGGCTTACTACGATTCTGCGCCTTCTGTCCCTCTCCTATGGAACTTCTCTCAAGTACTCGGCCAACAACTTCCCAACGAGCCTCTCCAGAACG ACGACATCATAACAACCATTGCTTTCGATAAGCTCGGCGATCATCTCGCCGTTGGTGATCGAGGTGGACGCGTTGTAATATTCGGTAGAGACGATCGGAAAAAGAAT GTTTCGAGTAATCGAAGGGATCTGGAGCAGCGGGATTTCGCCTCGCAGCATCCCGAATTTCGTTACAAGACAGAATTTCAGAGCCACGAACCCGAG TTTGATTACCTAAAGAATGTGGAAATTGAAGAGAAGATTAACAAAGTAAGGTGGTGGATGACCCACGACAGTTTGCAATTTATTCTTTCAACTAAcgataaaacaattaaattgtGGAAG GTTAAGGAGCATAAGGTGAAACAAGTTATAGAAATGGCCCCTCCTTTGTGCTCAGAAAATATGCTTTTGGCGGAAAGTAGTTTCGTACCAGGGCTGGAAACCAAGTCTGCTGCTAATGGCTATCGTTTGGAATGGATAGAGAAGATGCCTCAGAATTTTTTGCCGCCTCAGGACGTTGATAGCGAG ATTGGTGGAATGGAAGACCCTTTTCGCGCAAAGCGCCAAAAGGTGTATGCTTATGCTCACAGTTTCAATATTAACTCCATCTCAAATAATAG TGATTATGAGACCTTTGTCTCGGCAGACGACCTTAGAATCAATTTGTGGAATCTTGAGGTCAGTGATCAGTGTTTCAACATTATTGACATGAAGCCATCAAACATGGAGGACCTTACCG AGGTCATAACATCAGCTGAATTTCATCCTTTACATTGTAACCTCCTTGCATATAGCAGCTCACAAGGTTTAATTCGTCTATCTGATTTGCGACATTCAGCAATATGTGACCATGCTTCCAGAAT ATTTCAACATGGAGAGAGTTATGGATCAAAGTCTTTTTTTACAGAAATCACTTCTTCTATCTCAGAcataaagtttttaaatgatGGCCAGCATCTTATAAGTCGCAATTACATGAATATGAAG ctttGGGACATGCGTAAGGAGTCATCTCCAGTCGCAATATTCAAAATTCACGAGCATCTGCGTCCTAAG TTGCCAGAGCTATATAATAACGACTgcatatttgataaatttgagtGCTGCTTTAGTGGTGATGGACTCCATTTTGCAACTGGCTCTTATAG gAAGGCTATTCGCCAACCTAAGTCAAGGGCTAGAAGGTCTTCTCTAAGCAACATAATGCCTCGTGGAATTTACCATCACG CCCACGTTTATTCAGAGTCTAGCAGCATTGACTCTCTTTGTAATTTAAGCTCCAAGCTGCTACAAGTAGCTTGGCATCCTACATGCAATCTAGTTGCATGTGCTGTAGAAAGTAGCCTAGTCTTGTACTATGCTTAA
- the LOC106762071 gene encoding serine/threonine protein phosphatase 2A 55 kDa regulatory subunit B beta isoform isoform X6, whose product MAYYDSAPSVPLLWNFSQVLGQQLPNEPLQNDDIITTIAFDKLGDHLAVGDRGGRVVIFGRDDRKKNVSSNRRDLEQRDFASQHPEFRYKTEFQSHEPEFDYLKNVEIEEKINKVRWWMTHDSLQFILSTNDKTIKLWKVKEHKVKQVIEMAPPLCSENMLLAESSFVPGLETKSAANGYRLEWIEKMPQNFLPPQDVDSEIGGMEDPFRAKRQKVYAYAHSFNINSISNNSDYETFVSADDLRINLWNLEVSDQCFNIIDMKPSNMEDLTEVITSAEFHPLHCNLLAYSSSQGLIRLSDLRHSAICDHASRIFGTCVRSHLQSQYSKFTSICVLSCQSYIITTAYLINLSAALVVMDSILQLALIAISCGYSPQALEERKGLN is encoded by the exons ATGGCTTACTACGATTCTGCGCCTTCTGTCCCTCTCCTATGGAACTTCTCTCAAGTACTCGGCCAACAACTTCCCAACGAGCCTCTCCAGAACG ACGACATCATAACAACCATTGCTTTCGATAAGCTCGGCGATCATCTCGCCGTTGGTGATCGAGGTGGACGCGTTGTAATATTCGGTAGAGACGATCGGAAAAAGAAT GTTTCGAGTAATCGAAGGGATCTGGAGCAGCGGGATTTCGCCTCGCAGCATCCCGAATTTCGTTACAAGACAGAATTTCAGAGCCACGAACCCGAG TTTGATTACCTAAAGAATGTGGAAATTGAAGAGAAGATTAACAAAGTAAGGTGGTGGATGACCCACGACAGTTTGCAATTTATTCTTTCAACTAAcgataaaacaattaaattgtGGAAG GTTAAGGAGCATAAGGTGAAACAAGTTATAGAAATGGCCCCTCCTTTGTGCTCAGAAAATATGCTTTTGGCGGAAAGTAGTTTCGTACCAGGGCTGGAAACCAAGTCTGCTGCTAATGGCTATCGTTTGGAATGGATAGAGAAGATGCCTCAGAATTTTTTGCCGCCTCAGGACGTTGATAGCGAG ATTGGTGGAATGGAAGACCCTTTTCGCGCAAAGCGCCAAAAGGTGTATGCTTATGCTCACAGTTTCAATATTAACTCCATCTCAAATAATAG TGATTATGAGACCTTTGTCTCGGCAGACGACCTTAGAATCAATTTGTGGAATCTTGAGGTCAGTGATCAGTGTTTCAACATTATTGACATGAAGCCATCAAACATGGAGGACCTTACCG AGGTCATAACATCAGCTGAATTTCATCCTTTACATTGTAACCTCCTTGCATATAGCAGCTCACAAGGTTTAATTCGTCTATCTGATTTGCGACATTCAGCAATATGTGACCATGCTTCCAGAAT ctttGGGACATGCGTAAGGAGTCATCTCCAGTCGCAATATTCAAAATTCACGAGCATCTGCGTCCTAAG TTGCCAGAGCTATATAATAACGACTgcatatttgataaatttgagtGCTGCTTTAGTGGTGATGGACTCCATTTTGCAACTGGCTCTTATAG CAATATCTTGCGGATATTCTCCCCAGGCTCTGGAAGAGAGGAAGGGATTAAACTAG
- the LOC106762071 gene encoding serine/threonine protein phosphatase 2A 55 kDa regulatory subunit B beta isoform isoform X2, protein MAYYDSAPSVPLLWNFSQVLGQQLPNEPLQNDDIITTIAFDKLGDHLAVGDRGGRVVIFGRDDRKKNVSSNRRDLEQRDFASQHPEFRYKTEFQSHEPEFDYLKNVEIEEKINKVKEHKVKQVIEMAPPLCSENMLLAESSFVPGLETKSAANGYRLEWIEKMPQNFLPPQDVDSEIGGMEDPFRAKRQKVYAYAHSFNINSISNNSDYETFVSADDLRINLWNLEVSDQCFNIIDMKPSNMEDLTEVITSAEFHPLHCNLLAYSSSQGLIRLSDLRHSAICDHASRIFQHGESYGSKSFFTEITSSISDIKFLNDGQHLISRNYMNMKLWDMRKESSPVAIFKIHEHLRPKLPELYNNDCIFDKFECCFSGDGLHFATGSYSNILRIFSPGSGREEGIKLEIRGNFNRKAIRQPKSRARRSSLSNIMPRGIYHHAHVYSESSSIDSLCNLSSKLLQVAWHPTCNLVACAVESSLVLYYA, encoded by the exons ATGGCTTACTACGATTCTGCGCCTTCTGTCCCTCTCCTATGGAACTTCTCTCAAGTACTCGGCCAACAACTTCCCAACGAGCCTCTCCAGAACG ACGACATCATAACAACCATTGCTTTCGATAAGCTCGGCGATCATCTCGCCGTTGGTGATCGAGGTGGACGCGTTGTAATATTCGGTAGAGACGATCGGAAAAAGAAT GTTTCGAGTAATCGAAGGGATCTGGAGCAGCGGGATTTCGCCTCGCAGCATCCCGAATTTCGTTACAAGACAGAATTTCAGAGCCACGAACCCGAG TTTGATTACCTAAAGAATGTGGAAATTGAAGAGAAGATTAACAAA GTTAAGGAGCATAAGGTGAAACAAGTTATAGAAATGGCCCCTCCTTTGTGCTCAGAAAATATGCTTTTGGCGGAAAGTAGTTTCGTACCAGGGCTGGAAACCAAGTCTGCTGCTAATGGCTATCGTTTGGAATGGATAGAGAAGATGCCTCAGAATTTTTTGCCGCCTCAGGACGTTGATAGCGAG ATTGGTGGAATGGAAGACCCTTTTCGCGCAAAGCGCCAAAAGGTGTATGCTTATGCTCACAGTTTCAATATTAACTCCATCTCAAATAATAG TGATTATGAGACCTTTGTCTCGGCAGACGACCTTAGAATCAATTTGTGGAATCTTGAGGTCAGTGATCAGTGTTTCAACATTATTGACATGAAGCCATCAAACATGGAGGACCTTACCG AGGTCATAACATCAGCTGAATTTCATCCTTTACATTGTAACCTCCTTGCATATAGCAGCTCACAAGGTTTAATTCGTCTATCTGATTTGCGACATTCAGCAATATGTGACCATGCTTCCAGAAT ATTTCAACATGGAGAGAGTTATGGATCAAAGTCTTTTTTTACAGAAATCACTTCTTCTATCTCAGAcataaagtttttaaatgatGGCCAGCATCTTATAAGTCGCAATTACATGAATATGAAG ctttGGGACATGCGTAAGGAGTCATCTCCAGTCGCAATATTCAAAATTCACGAGCATCTGCGTCCTAAG TTGCCAGAGCTATATAATAACGACTgcatatttgataaatttgagtGCTGCTTTAGTGGTGATGGACTCCATTTTGCAACTGGCTCTTATAG CAATATCTTGCGGATATTCTCCCCAGGCTCTGGAAGAGAGGAAGGGATTAAACTAGAAATTAGAGGAAATTTTAATAG gAAGGCTATTCGCCAACCTAAGTCAAGGGCTAGAAGGTCTTCTCTAAGCAACATAATGCCTCGTGGAATTTACCATCACG CCCACGTTTATTCAGAGTCTAGCAGCATTGACTCTCTTTGTAATTTAAGCTCCAAGCTGCTACAAGTAGCTTGGCATCCTACATGCAATCTAGTTGCATGTGCTGTAGAAAGTAGCCTAGTCTTGTACTATGCTTAA
- the LOC106762071 gene encoding serine/threonine protein phosphatase 2A 55 kDa regulatory subunit B beta isoform isoform X4 produces MAYYDSAPSVPLLWNFSQVLGQQLPNEPLQNDDIITTIAFDKLGDHLAVGDRGGRVVIFGRDDRKKNVSSNRRDLEQRDFASQHPEFRYKTEFQSHEPEVKEHKVKQVIEMAPPLCSENMLLAESSFVPGLETKSAANGYRLEWIEKMPQNFLPPQDVDSEIGGMEDPFRAKRQKVYAYAHSFNINSISNNSDYETFVSADDLRINLWNLEVSDQCFNIIDMKPSNMEDLTEVITSAEFHPLHCNLLAYSSSQGLIRLSDLRHSAICDHASRIFQHGESYGSKSFFTEITSSISDIKFLNDGQHLISRNYMNMKLWDMRKESSPVAIFKIHEHLRPKLPELYNNDCIFDKFECCFSGDGLHFATGSYSNILRIFSPGSGREEGIKLEIRGNFNRKAIRQPKSRARRSSLSNIMPRGIYHHAHVYSESSSIDSLCNLSSKLLQVAWHPTCNLVACAVESSLVLYYA; encoded by the exons ATGGCTTACTACGATTCTGCGCCTTCTGTCCCTCTCCTATGGAACTTCTCTCAAGTACTCGGCCAACAACTTCCCAACGAGCCTCTCCAGAACG ACGACATCATAACAACCATTGCTTTCGATAAGCTCGGCGATCATCTCGCCGTTGGTGATCGAGGTGGACGCGTTGTAATATTCGGTAGAGACGATCGGAAAAAGAAT GTTTCGAGTAATCGAAGGGATCTGGAGCAGCGGGATTTCGCCTCGCAGCATCCCGAATTTCGTTACAAGACAGAATTTCAGAGCCACGAACCCGAG GTTAAGGAGCATAAGGTGAAACAAGTTATAGAAATGGCCCCTCCTTTGTGCTCAGAAAATATGCTTTTGGCGGAAAGTAGTTTCGTACCAGGGCTGGAAACCAAGTCTGCTGCTAATGGCTATCGTTTGGAATGGATAGAGAAGATGCCTCAGAATTTTTTGCCGCCTCAGGACGTTGATAGCGAG ATTGGTGGAATGGAAGACCCTTTTCGCGCAAAGCGCCAAAAGGTGTATGCTTATGCTCACAGTTTCAATATTAACTCCATCTCAAATAATAG TGATTATGAGACCTTTGTCTCGGCAGACGACCTTAGAATCAATTTGTGGAATCTTGAGGTCAGTGATCAGTGTTTCAACATTATTGACATGAAGCCATCAAACATGGAGGACCTTACCG AGGTCATAACATCAGCTGAATTTCATCCTTTACATTGTAACCTCCTTGCATATAGCAGCTCACAAGGTTTAATTCGTCTATCTGATTTGCGACATTCAGCAATATGTGACCATGCTTCCAGAAT ATTTCAACATGGAGAGAGTTATGGATCAAAGTCTTTTTTTACAGAAATCACTTCTTCTATCTCAGAcataaagtttttaaatgatGGCCAGCATCTTATAAGTCGCAATTACATGAATATGAAG ctttGGGACATGCGTAAGGAGTCATCTCCAGTCGCAATATTCAAAATTCACGAGCATCTGCGTCCTAAG TTGCCAGAGCTATATAATAACGACTgcatatttgataaatttgagtGCTGCTTTAGTGGTGATGGACTCCATTTTGCAACTGGCTCTTATAG CAATATCTTGCGGATATTCTCCCCAGGCTCTGGAAGAGAGGAAGGGATTAAACTAGAAATTAGAGGAAATTTTAATAG gAAGGCTATTCGCCAACCTAAGTCAAGGGCTAGAAGGTCTTCTCTAAGCAACATAATGCCTCGTGGAATTTACCATCACG CCCACGTTTATTCAGAGTCTAGCAGCATTGACTCTCTTTGTAATTTAAGCTCCAAGCTGCTACAAGTAGCTTGGCATCCTACATGCAATCTAGTTGCATGTGCTGTAGAAAGTAGCCTAGTCTTGTACTATGCTTAA
- the LOC106762071 gene encoding serine/threonine protein phosphatase 2A 55 kDa regulatory subunit B beta isoform isoform X1, with protein sequence MAYYDSAPSVPLLWNFSQVLGQQLPNEPLQNDDIITTIAFDKLGDHLAVGDRGGRVVIFGRDDRKKNVSSNRRDLEQRDFASQHPEFRYKTEFQSHEPEFDYLKNVEIEEKINKVRWWMTHDSLQFILSTNDKTIKLWKVKEHKVKQVIEMAPPLCSENMLLAESSFVPGLETKSAANGYRLEWIEKMPQNFLPPQDVDSEIGGMEDPFRAKRQKVYAYAHSFNINSISNNSDYETFVSADDLRINLWNLEVSDQCFNIIDMKPSNMEDLTEVITSAEFHPLHCNLLAYSSSQGLIRLSDLRHSAICDHASRIFQHGESYGSKSFFTEITSSISDIKFLNDGQHLISRNYMNMKLWDMRKESSPVAIFKIHEHLRPKLPELYNNDCIFDKFECCFSGDGLHFATGSYSNILRIFSPGSGREEGIKLEIRGNFNRKAIRQPKSRARRSSLSNIMPRGIYHHAHVYSESSSIDSLCNLSSKLLQVAWHPTCNLVACAVESSLVLYYA encoded by the exons ATGGCTTACTACGATTCTGCGCCTTCTGTCCCTCTCCTATGGAACTTCTCTCAAGTACTCGGCCAACAACTTCCCAACGAGCCTCTCCAGAACG ACGACATCATAACAACCATTGCTTTCGATAAGCTCGGCGATCATCTCGCCGTTGGTGATCGAGGTGGACGCGTTGTAATATTCGGTAGAGACGATCGGAAAAAGAAT GTTTCGAGTAATCGAAGGGATCTGGAGCAGCGGGATTTCGCCTCGCAGCATCCCGAATTTCGTTACAAGACAGAATTTCAGAGCCACGAACCCGAG TTTGATTACCTAAAGAATGTGGAAATTGAAGAGAAGATTAACAAAGTAAGGTGGTGGATGACCCACGACAGTTTGCAATTTATTCTTTCAACTAAcgataaaacaattaaattgtGGAAG GTTAAGGAGCATAAGGTGAAACAAGTTATAGAAATGGCCCCTCCTTTGTGCTCAGAAAATATGCTTTTGGCGGAAAGTAGTTTCGTACCAGGGCTGGAAACCAAGTCTGCTGCTAATGGCTATCGTTTGGAATGGATAGAGAAGATGCCTCAGAATTTTTTGCCGCCTCAGGACGTTGATAGCGAG ATTGGTGGAATGGAAGACCCTTTTCGCGCAAAGCGCCAAAAGGTGTATGCTTATGCTCACAGTTTCAATATTAACTCCATCTCAAATAATAG TGATTATGAGACCTTTGTCTCGGCAGACGACCTTAGAATCAATTTGTGGAATCTTGAGGTCAGTGATCAGTGTTTCAACATTATTGACATGAAGCCATCAAACATGGAGGACCTTACCG AGGTCATAACATCAGCTGAATTTCATCCTTTACATTGTAACCTCCTTGCATATAGCAGCTCACAAGGTTTAATTCGTCTATCTGATTTGCGACATTCAGCAATATGTGACCATGCTTCCAGAAT ATTTCAACATGGAGAGAGTTATGGATCAAAGTCTTTTTTTACAGAAATCACTTCTTCTATCTCAGAcataaagtttttaaatgatGGCCAGCATCTTATAAGTCGCAATTACATGAATATGAAG ctttGGGACATGCGTAAGGAGTCATCTCCAGTCGCAATATTCAAAATTCACGAGCATCTGCGTCCTAAG TTGCCAGAGCTATATAATAACGACTgcatatttgataaatttgagtGCTGCTTTAGTGGTGATGGACTCCATTTTGCAACTGGCTCTTATAG CAATATCTTGCGGATATTCTCCCCAGGCTCTGGAAGAGAGGAAGGGATTAAACTAGAAATTAGAGGAAATTTTAATAG gAAGGCTATTCGCCAACCTAAGTCAAGGGCTAGAAGGTCTTCTCTAAGCAACATAATGCCTCGTGGAATTTACCATCACG CCCACGTTTATTCAGAGTCTAGCAGCATTGACTCTCTTTGTAATTTAAGCTCCAAGCTGCTACAAGTAGCTTGGCATCCTACATGCAATCTAGTTGCATGTGCTGTAGAAAGTAGCCTAGTCTTGTACTATGCTTAA
- the LOC106762071 gene encoding serine/threonine protein phosphatase 2A 55 kDa regulatory subunit B beta isoform isoform X5: MAYYDSAPSVPLLWNFSQVLGQQLPNEPLQNDDIITTIAFDKLGDHLAVGDRGGRVVIFGRDDRKKNVSSNRRDLEQRDFASQHPEFRYKTEFQSHEPEFDYLKNVEIEEKINKVRWWMTHDSLQFILSTNDKTIKLWKVKEHKVKQVIEMAPPLCSENMLLAESSFVPGLETKSAANGYRLEWIEKMPQNFLPPQDVDSEIGGMEDPFRAKRQKVYAYAHSFNINSISNNSDYETFVSADDLRINLWNLEVSDQCFNIIDMKPSNMEDLTEVITSAEFHPLHCNLLAYSSSQGLIRLSDLRHSAICDHASRIFQHGESYGSKSFFTEITSSISDIKFLNDGQHLISRNYMNMKLWDMRKESSPVAIFKIHEHLRPKLPELYNNDCIFDKFECCFSGDGLHFATGSYSNILRIFSPGSGREEGIKLEIRGNFNREINTEEINQRLT; the protein is encoded by the exons ATGGCTTACTACGATTCTGCGCCTTCTGTCCCTCTCCTATGGAACTTCTCTCAAGTACTCGGCCAACAACTTCCCAACGAGCCTCTCCAGAACG ACGACATCATAACAACCATTGCTTTCGATAAGCTCGGCGATCATCTCGCCGTTGGTGATCGAGGTGGACGCGTTGTAATATTCGGTAGAGACGATCGGAAAAAGAAT GTTTCGAGTAATCGAAGGGATCTGGAGCAGCGGGATTTCGCCTCGCAGCATCCCGAATTTCGTTACAAGACAGAATTTCAGAGCCACGAACCCGAG TTTGATTACCTAAAGAATGTGGAAATTGAAGAGAAGATTAACAAAGTAAGGTGGTGGATGACCCACGACAGTTTGCAATTTATTCTTTCAACTAAcgataaaacaattaaattgtGGAAG GTTAAGGAGCATAAGGTGAAACAAGTTATAGAAATGGCCCCTCCTTTGTGCTCAGAAAATATGCTTTTGGCGGAAAGTAGTTTCGTACCAGGGCTGGAAACCAAGTCTGCTGCTAATGGCTATCGTTTGGAATGGATAGAGAAGATGCCTCAGAATTTTTTGCCGCCTCAGGACGTTGATAGCGAG ATTGGTGGAATGGAAGACCCTTTTCGCGCAAAGCGCCAAAAGGTGTATGCTTATGCTCACAGTTTCAATATTAACTCCATCTCAAATAATAG TGATTATGAGACCTTTGTCTCGGCAGACGACCTTAGAATCAATTTGTGGAATCTTGAGGTCAGTGATCAGTGTTTCAACATTATTGACATGAAGCCATCAAACATGGAGGACCTTACCG AGGTCATAACATCAGCTGAATTTCATCCTTTACATTGTAACCTCCTTGCATATAGCAGCTCACAAGGTTTAATTCGTCTATCTGATTTGCGACATTCAGCAATATGTGACCATGCTTCCAGAAT ATTTCAACATGGAGAGAGTTATGGATCAAAGTCTTTTTTTACAGAAATCACTTCTTCTATCTCAGAcataaagtttttaaatgatGGCCAGCATCTTATAAGTCGCAATTACATGAATATGAAG ctttGGGACATGCGTAAGGAGTCATCTCCAGTCGCAATATTCAAAATTCACGAGCATCTGCGTCCTAAG TTGCCAGAGCTATATAATAACGACTgcatatttgataaatttgagtGCTGCTTTAGTGGTGATGGACTCCATTTTGCAACTGGCTCTTATAG CAATATCTTGCGGATATTCTCCCCAGGCTCTGGAAGAGAGGAAGGGATTAAACTAGAAATTAGAGGAAATTTTAATAG gGAAATCAATACGGAGGAAATAAATCAACGATTGACCTAA